One stretch of Pseudomonas azotoformans DNA includes these proteins:
- a CDS encoding protein-L-isoaspartate(D-aspartate) O-methyltransferase: MTSQRTRERLIQRLYEEGLSNAQVLEVIRRTPRHLFVDEALAHRAYEDTALPIGHNQTISQPYMVARMSELLLAAGPLDKVLEIGTGSGYQTAVLAQLVERVFSVERIKVLQDRAKERLVELNLRNVVFRWGDGWEGWPALAPYNGIIVTAVATDVPQALLDQLAPGGRLVIPVGSGEVQQLMLIIREDEGFSRHVLGAVRFVPLLNGPLA, from the coding sequence ATGACGTCCCAGCGAACCCGCGAACGCCTGATCCAACGCCTGTACGAAGAAGGTTTGTCCAACGCCCAGGTGCTGGAAGTGATCCGGCGTACGCCTCGCCATCTGTTTGTCGATGAAGCCCTGGCCCACCGTGCCTATGAAGATACGGCGCTGCCCATCGGCCACAACCAGACTATCTCCCAGCCGTACATGGTGGCGCGCATGAGCGAGTTGCTGCTGGCGGCGGGTCCGTTGGACAAGGTGCTGGAAATCGGCACCGGCTCTGGCTACCAGACTGCCGTGCTGGCGCAACTGGTGGAGCGGGTGTTCTCGGTCGAGCGCATCAAGGTGCTGCAAGACCGGGCCAAGGAGCGCCTGGTGGAGTTGAACCTGCGCAACGTGGTGTTCCGCTGGGGGGACGGCTGGGAAGGCTGGCCGGCGCTGGCGCCTTACAACGGCATCATTGTGACCGCCGTGGCCACCGATGTTCCGCAAGCGTTGCTCGATCAACTTGCTCCCGGCGGACGGCTGGTGATCCCGGTAGGCTCCGGCGAAGTGCAACAATTGATGCTCATTATCCGTGAGGACGAAGGCTTTTCCCGGCATGTGCTGGGGGCCGTGCGTTTTGTGCCGCTGCTCAATGGGCCGTTGGCCTGA
- a CDS encoding peptidoglycan DD-metalloendopeptidase family protein, whose translation MSLTGLAQRMSKTSFHRLVLGLVFSSVLVGCSSSPSSGARVVDRNNAVPQKPTVTTGQYVVRKGDTLFSIAFRYGWDYKALAARNNIPVPYTIHPGQTIRFDGRTGSTPTTVVTNTGSSPSSSSKTTIITRPAGTATPAPANKPAPAPLPPAGPAPTGWGWPSNGVLIGKFSSNGSLNKGIDIAGDLGQPVLAASDGTVVYAGSGLRGYGELVIIKHSDTYVSAYGHNRRLLVREGQQVKVGQTIAEMGSTGTDRVKLHFEIRRQGKPVDPLQFLPRR comes from the coding sequence GTGAGTCTCACAGGTCTTGCGCAGCGTATGAGTAAAACAAGCTTTCATCGACTGGTGCTTGGCCTCGTCTTCAGTTCCGTGCTGGTCGGCTGCTCCAGCTCGCCAAGCAGCGGCGCACGGGTGGTTGACCGTAACAATGCCGTACCGCAAAAGCCGACGGTGACCACCGGGCAATACGTGGTGCGCAAGGGCGACACCTTGTTCTCGATTGCCTTCCGGTATGGCTGGGACTACAAGGCGCTCGCAGCCCGTAACAATATTCCTGTGCCCTATACGATACATCCCGGTCAGACGATTCGCTTCGACGGTCGTACCGGTTCAACGCCTACGACAGTTGTGACAAACACTGGATCTTCGCCGTCGTCCTCCAGCAAAACCACCATCATTACCCGCCCTGCAGGCACCGCCACACCGGCCCCTGCGAACAAGCCGGCGCCCGCGCCGCTGCCACCTGCCGGACCTGCTCCGACCGGTTGGGGATGGCCTTCAAATGGAGTGCTGATTGGAAAATTCTCTTCAAACGGTAGTTTGAATAAAGGCATTGATATCGCCGGGGATTTGGGACAGCCTGTTTTAGCTGCGTCTGATGGGACAGTGGTGTACGCCGGGAGTGGTTTACGGGGCTACGGCGAGCTGGTCATCATCAAACACAGCGATACCTACGTCAGTGCCTACGGTCACAACCGCAGGCTGTTGGTTCGGGAGGGGCAGCAGGTCAAAGTCGGACAGACAATTGCCGAAATGGGGTCAACTGGTACAGACCGGGTGAAACTGCACTTTGAGATTCGCCGTCAAGGGAAGCCTGTAGATCCGCTGCAATTCCTACCCCGTCGTTGA
- the rpoS gene encoding RNA polymerase sigma factor RpoS: protein MALSKEAPEFDIDDEVLLMETGIATESMSNEGPAVPSVRTKSKNSTALKQHKYIDYTRALDATQLYLNEIGFSPLLTPEEEVHFARLSQKGDPAGRKRMIESNLRLVVKIARRYVNRGLSLLDLIEEGNLGLIRAVEKFDPERGFRFSTYATWWIRQTIERAIMNQTRTIRLPIHVVKELNVYLRAARELTQKLDHEPSPEEIANLLEKPVGEVKRMLGLNERVSSVDVSLGPDSDKTLLDTLTDDRPTDPCELLQDDDLSQSIDQWLSELTDKQREVVIRRFGLRGHESSTLEDVGLEIGLTRERVRQIQVEGLKRLREILEKNGLSSESLFQ, encoded by the coding sequence ATGGCTCTCAGTAAAGAAGCGCCGGAGTTTGACATCGACGATGAGGTTCTCCTGATGGAGACCGGTATCGCTACGGAATCGATGTCGAATGAGGGACCTGCTGTACCTTCAGTTCGCACCAAATCCAAGAACTCCACCGCGTTAAAGCAACACAAGTACATTGACTACACTCGGGCGCTCGATGCGACCCAGCTGTACCTCAATGAAATCGGTTTTTCCCCTCTGCTGACCCCCGAAGAAGAAGTCCATTTTGCGCGATTGTCGCAGAAGGGCGATCCGGCTGGGCGCAAGCGCATGATTGAAAGCAACCTGCGCCTGGTGGTGAAAATCGCCCGGCGCTATGTCAATCGTGGGCTGTCCCTGTTGGACCTGATCGAGGAAGGCAACCTGGGCCTGATCCGGGCGGTGGAGAAGTTCGACCCTGAGCGGGGCTTCCGCTTTTCGACCTATGCCACCTGGTGGATTCGCCAGACCATCGAACGGGCGATCATGAATCAGACCCGCACGATCCGGTTGCCGATCCATGTGGTCAAGGAGCTCAACGTCTACCTGCGGGCAGCGCGTGAGCTTACCCAAAAACTCGATCATGAACCTTCGCCCGAAGAAATCGCCAACCTGCTGGAAAAACCGGTAGGGGAGGTCAAGCGCATGCTGGGTCTCAATGAGCGTGTGTCTTCGGTCGACGTCTCGCTGGGTCCGGATTCGGATAAAACCCTGCTGGACACCCTGACCGATGATCGTCCTACGGACCCTTGTGAGCTGTTGCAGGATGATGATCTGTCCCAAAGTATTGACCAGTGGCTGTCAGAGCTCACGGACAAGCAGCGCGAGGTGGTGATTCGCCGCTTCGGCCTGCGCGGCCATGAGAGCAGCACCCTGGAGGATGTAGGCCTGGAGATCGGCTTGACCCGTGAGCGGGTGCGGCAGATCCAGGTAGAAGGGCTCAAGCGCCTGCGCGAGATCCTGGAGAAGAATGGCTTGTCGAGTGAGTCGTTGTTTCAATAA
- a CDS encoding cold-shock protein, protein MSNRQTGTVKWFNDEKGFGFITPQSGDDLFVHFKAIQSDGFKSLKEGQQVSFIATRGQKGMQAEEVQVI, encoded by the coding sequence ATGTCTAATCGCCAAACTGGTACCGTTAAGTGGTTCAACGATGAAAAAGGCTTCGGCTTCATCACTCCACAATCCGGTGACGACCTGTTCGTTCACTTCAAAGCTATCCAATCCGACGGCTTCAAAAGCCTGAAAGAAGGCCAACAGGTTTCTTTCATCGCTACCCGCGGTCAGAAAGGCATGCAAGCTGAAGAAGTTCAAGTTATCTAA
- the dcd gene encoding dCTP deaminase, with protein MSIKSDKWIRRMAQEHGMIEPFVERQIRGQGDAPVISYGVSSYGYDVRCADEFKVFTNINSAIVDPKNFDEKSFVDVKSDVCIIPPNSFALARTVEFFRIPRDVLTICLGKSTYARCGIIVNVTPLEPEWEGHVTLEFSNTTTLPAKIYANEGVAQMLFLQSDEACEVSYKDRAGKYQGQRGVTLPRA; from the coding sequence ATGAGCATCAAATCGGACAAGTGGATTCGCCGCATGGCGCAGGAACACGGCATGATCGAACCGTTCGTCGAGCGCCAGATCCGTGGCCAAGGCGATGCCCCGGTGATTTCCTACGGCGTTTCCAGCTACGGCTACGATGTGCGCTGCGCCGATGAGTTCAAGGTGTTCACCAACATCAACTCGGCGATCGTCGATCCGAAGAACTTCGACGAAAAGAGCTTCGTCGACGTCAAGAGCGACGTGTGCATCATCCCGCCCAACTCCTTCGCCCTGGCGCGCACCGTGGAGTTCTTCCGTATCCCGCGTGACGTGCTGACCATCTGCCTGGGTAAAAGCACCTACGCGCGTTGCGGCATCATCGTCAACGTGACGCCGCTTGAGCCGGAGTGGGAAGGCCACGTGACCCTCGAGTTCTCCAACACCACCACCTTGCCGGCGAAGATCTACGCCAACGAAGGTGTGGCGCAGATGCTGTTCCTACAGTCCGACGAGGCCTGTGAAGTGTCCTACAAAGACCGTGCCGGCAAGTACCAGGGCCAGCGCGGCGTCACCCTCCCACGCGCTTGA
- the pdeM gene encoding ligase-associated DNA damage response endonuclease PdeM, which produces MVCSITLEGEQLWLLADKAIYWPARGCLLIADAHFGKASAYRSLGQPVPQGTTTANLERLDRLLATHGCAQVIFLGDFLHGPGSHASGTLGALRAWRERHPSLPMTLVRGNHDKRAGDPPPDLKIEVVPEPLLMGPFALQHEPDAHPSHHVLAGHVHPVYRLRGKGRQRLRLPCFQIGTRVSLLPAFGAFTGGFAVEQADDHRLFVVGDQEVWPVG; this is translated from the coding sequence ATGGTCTGTTCAATAACGCTTGAAGGTGAGCAATTGTGGTTGCTGGCAGACAAGGCGATCTACTGGCCTGCGCGCGGGTGCCTGTTGATTGCCGATGCGCACTTTGGCAAGGCCTCGGCGTACCGCAGCCTGGGGCAGCCGGTGCCGCAAGGGACCACCACTGCCAACCTTGAGCGGCTGGACCGGCTGCTCGCTACCCATGGGTGCGCGCAGGTGATCTTTCTTGGCGACTTCCTGCATGGCCCCGGCTCCCACGCCAGCGGCACACTGGGCGCGTTGCGGGCTTGGCGCGAGCGTCATCCCTCGTTGCCCATGACCCTGGTGCGCGGCAATCACGATAAACGCGCCGGTGACCCACCGCCGGACCTGAAGATTGAAGTGGTGCCGGAACCGCTGCTGATGGGCCCCTTTGCCTTGCAGCACGAACCGGATGCCCACCCCAGCCACCACGTGCTGGCGGGGCATGTGCATCCGGTGTATCGCTTGCGTGGCAAGGGTCGGCAACGCCTGCGGCTGCCGTGCTTTCAGATCGGGACGCGGGTCAGTTTGTTGCCGGCGTTTGGCGCGTTTACCGGTGGCTTTGCGGTGGAGCAGGCCGATGACCACCGACTCTTTGTGGTCGGCGATCAGGAGGTGTGGCCAGTGGGTTAG
- a CDS encoding ligase-associated DNA damage response DEXH box helicase: MAKPIDFARQWFAAKGWKPFAFQKEVWAAVKGGQSGLLHASTGAGKTYALWFAALNRFAITRPPVTGKRKPPAEPLTVLWITPMRALAADTARALEAPLEALQIPWSVGLRTGDTSSSERARQTRRQPTALVTTPESLTLMLARADSEMSLAQVRMVIVDEWHELIGNKRGVQLQLALARLRHWHPGLMVWGISATLGNQSHALEVLVPQGDGINVQGQTAKELKVDTLLPPVAERFPWAGHIGLKMLPQVVAEVESSSSCLVFTNTRAQSEIWYQALLDARPDWAGVIALHHGSLSRETRDWVERALKDGQLKAVVCTSSLDLGVDFLPVERVLQIGSAKGVARLMQRAGRSGHAPGRPSRVTLVPTHSLELVEAAAAQDAIAQRRIEARESPHKPLDVLVQHLVSMALGGGFTPDALLTEVRGAWAYRDLTDDDWAWALGFVRHGGLSLTAYPDYRRVEPDEQGVWRVPDARLARRHRMSVGTIVSDASIHLKYWSKGGGGKNLGSVEEGFIARLKPGDGFLFAGRLLELVRVENMTAYVRRSNAKKAAVPRWNGGRMPLSNELAQAVVERFDAAAHGQFKGPEMHAVQPLLQTQLRWSGLPTREHLLAEALKSREGWHLFLYPFAGRQVHLGLASLLAWRVSQGQAVTFSIAVNDYGLELLSATPVDWPVLLNDALLSPENLLEDVAASLNAGELALRRFREIARIAGLVFAGYPGAPKSTRQVQASSGLFFEVFKQYDPQNLLLTQAGEEVLRDELDIRRLEATLRHLSALKLDLHRIERPTPLAFPLLVERMRESMSSEKLSERIARMVKDLEKVADNGKR; encoded by the coding sequence ATGGCAAAACCCATCGACTTCGCCAGACAGTGGTTTGCCGCCAAAGGCTGGAAGCCGTTTGCGTTCCAGAAAGAGGTGTGGGCGGCGGTCAAGGGCGGCCAGTCGGGCTTGCTGCACGCCAGCACCGGCGCCGGCAAGACCTACGCGCTGTGGTTCGCGGCGCTCAATCGCTTCGCCATCACTCGCCCGCCCGTGACCGGTAAACGCAAACCACCCGCTGAACCGCTGACGGTGCTGTGGATCACGCCCATGCGGGCCCTGGCGGCCGACACCGCACGCGCCCTCGAAGCACCGCTGGAAGCCCTGCAGATTCCCTGGAGCGTCGGCCTGCGCACCGGCGACACCAGCAGCAGCGAGCGCGCCCGCCAGACACGGCGCCAGCCCACCGCGCTGGTGACCACCCCGGAAAGCCTGACCCTGATGCTCGCCCGCGCCGACAGCGAAATGAGCCTGGCGCAGGTGCGCATGGTGATCGTCGATGAATGGCATGAATTGATCGGCAACAAACGCGGCGTGCAGTTGCAACTGGCGCTGGCGCGGCTGCGGCACTGGCATCCGGGTTTGATGGTGTGGGGCATTTCAGCGACCTTGGGTAACCAATCCCACGCTTTGGAGGTGTTGGTTCCACAAGGCGACGGGATCAATGTACAGGGGCAAACAGCCAAAGAGTTGAAGGTCGACACCTTGCTGCCGCCGGTTGCCGAGCGCTTTCCCTGGGCCGGGCACATCGGCTTGAAAATGTTGCCCCAGGTGGTGGCCGAGGTCGAAAGCAGCAGCAGTTGCCTGGTGTTTACTAATACGCGAGCGCAGTCGGAAATCTGGTACCAGGCGTTGCTGGACGCCCGGCCCGACTGGGCTGGGGTGATTGCCTTGCACCATGGCTCGCTGTCACGGGAGACCCGCGACTGGGTGGAACGGGCGTTGAAGGACGGCCAACTCAAGGCCGTGGTGTGCACCTCCAGCCTGGACCTGGGGGTGGACTTCCTGCCGGTGGAGCGCGTGTTGCAGATTGGCTCGGCCAAAGGTGTTGCACGCCTGATGCAACGCGCCGGGCGCTCGGGGCATGCGCCGGGGCGGCCCTCGCGGGTGACGCTGGTGCCGACCCACAGCCTGGAACTGGTGGAAGCGGCGGCGGCCCAGGATGCAATTGCCCAGCGACGCATTGAAGCGCGGGAATCACCGCACAAACCGCTGGATGTACTCGTACAACATTTGGTGAGCATGGCGCTGGGCGGCGGGTTTACGCCGGATGCGTTGCTGACGGAAGTGCGCGGCGCGTGGGCGTACCGCGACCTCACGGACGACGACTGGGCGTGGGCCCTGGGGTTTGTGCGCCATGGCGGCCTGTCGCTGACCGCCTATCCGGACTACCGCCGCGTGGAGCCGGATGAACAGGGCGTCTGGCGTGTCCCCGATGCCCGCCTGGCGCGCCGTCATCGCATGAGCGTGGGCACCATCGTCAGTGACGCGAGCATCCATTTGAAATACTGGAGCAAGGGCGGTGGCGGCAAGAACCTGGGCAGTGTCGAGGAAGGTTTTATCGCGCGGCTCAAGCCCGGTGATGGTTTCCTGTTTGCCGGGCGCCTGCTGGAGCTGGTGCGCGTGGAAAACATGACCGCCTACGTGCGCCGCAGCAACGCCAAAAAAGCCGCCGTGCCGCGCTGGAATGGCGGGCGCATGCCGCTTTCCAACGAGCTGGCCCAGGCGGTGGTGGAGCGTTTTGATGCGGCGGCGCACGGGCAGTTTAAAGGCCCGGAGATGCACGCGGTGCAACCCCTGTTGCAGACGCAGTTGCGCTGGTCCGGCCTGCCGACGCGCGAGCATCTGCTGGCCGAAGCGCTGAAATCCCGGGAAGGCTGGCACCTGTTTCTCTATCCGTTCGCCGGGCGCCAGGTGCATCTGGGACTGGCGAGTCTGTTGGCGTGGCGGGTGAGCCAGGGGCAGGCAGTGACCTTTTCGATTGCCGTGAATGACTACGGGCTGGAGTTGTTGAGCGCCACGCCTGTGGATTGGCCGGTGTTGTTGAATGACGCGCTGCTGAGTCCTGAGAACCTGCTGGAAGACGTGGCCGCCAGCCTGAATGCCGGGGAACTGGCCCTGCGCCGTTTTCGTGAGATCGCACGCATCGCCGGGTTGGTGTTTGCCGGCTACCCCGGCGCACCGAAAAGTACGCGGCAGGTGCAGGCGTCCAGTGGTCTGTTCTTCGAGGTGTTCAAGCAGTATGACCCGCAGAACCTGTTGCTGACCCAGGCCGGGGAAGAAGTCCTGCGCGATGAGTTGGATATTCGTCGGCTGGAAGCGACGTTGCGTCATCTGTCGGCGCTGAAGCTGGACCTGCACCGGATCGAACGGCCGACTCCCCTGGCCTTTCCGCTGCTGGTCGAGCGGATGCGCGAAAGCATGAGTTCGGAAAAACTCTCGGAGCGCATTGCGCGAATGGTCAAGGACCTGGAAAAGGTCGCGGATAACGGGAAGCGCTGA
- a CDS encoding ABC transporter ATP-binding protein, giving the protein MYKLTVEGLHKSYGDNEVLKGVSLKARTGDVISLIGASGSGKSTFLRCINFLETPNDGAMTLDGQPIRMVSDRHGMRVADDAELQRLRTRLAMVFQHFNLWSHMSVLENITMAPRRVLGCSKKDAEDRARRYLDKVGLPARVADQYPAFLSGGQQQRVAIARALAMEPEVMLFDEPTSALDPELVGEVLKVIQGLAEEGRTMIMVTHEMSFARKVSSQVLFLHQGLVEEQGAPEDVLGNPKSERLQQFLSGNLK; this is encoded by the coding sequence ATGTACAAATTGACCGTTGAAGGCCTGCATAAAAGCTATGGCGACAATGAGGTGCTCAAAGGTGTTTCGCTCAAGGCCAGGACCGGCGACGTGATCAGCCTGATCGGCGCCAGCGGCTCGGGCAAGAGCACCTTCTTGCGCTGCATCAACTTCCTCGAAACCCCTAACGACGGCGCCATGACCCTCGATGGCCAGCCGATCCGCATGGTCAGCGACCGCCACGGCATGCGCGTGGCCGATGACGCCGAATTGCAGCGCCTGCGCACACGCCTGGCCATGGTGTTCCAGCACTTCAACCTGTGGAGCCACATGAGCGTGCTGGAAAACATCACCATGGCCCCGCGCCGAGTGCTGGGTTGCAGCAAGAAGGACGCAGAAGACCGTGCGCGTCGCTACCTCGACAAGGTCGGCCTGCCGGCACGCGTGGCCGATCAATACCCGGCATTCCTGTCCGGCGGCCAGCAACAACGCGTCGCCATCGCCCGCGCCCTGGCGATGGAACCGGAGGTGATGCTGTTCGACGAGCCCACCTCGGCCCTCGACCCGGAGCTGGTGGGCGAAGTATTGAAGGTGATCCAGGGCCTGGCCGAGGAAGGTCGCACCATGATCATGGTGACCCACGAGATGAGCTTTGCGCGCAAGGTGTCGAGCCAAGTGCTGTTCCTGCATCAGGGCCTGGTGGAAGAACAAGGCGCGCCGGAAGACGTGCTGGGCAATCCGAAGAGCGAGCGTTTGCAGCAGTTCCTGAGTGGCAATTTGAAGTAA
- a CDS encoding succinylglutamate desuccinylase/aspartoacylase family protein gives MRHQIHELIAPVPGTARQIHSFHFGPEQAEGKIYIQSSLHADELPGMLVAWHLKVQLAKLAAAGRLRSEIVLVPIANPVGLEQVLMDIPLGRYELESGQNFNRLFVDLSDAVGDQIKDLLGDDPQRNAKLIRSALSTALAAQSADTQLQSQRLVLQRLACDADMVLDLHCDFEAVAHLYTTPEAWPQVEPLARYIGSEANLLATDSGGQSFDECFTLVWWQLQQRFGERFPIPMGSFSVTVELRGQGDVNHGLAALDCQAIIDYLVHFGAIAGDVAPLPDLPYPATPLAGVEPVATPVGGLLVFSALPGEYLEAGQLIAEIIDPITDRVTPVHCQKAGLLYARSLRRMATAGMVIGHVAGTEAYRSGYLLSP, from the coding sequence ATGCGGCATCAGATTCATGAGTTGATCGCGCCGGTGCCCGGCACGGCGCGGCAGATCCACAGTTTTCACTTCGGCCCGGAACAGGCCGAAGGCAAGATCTACATCCAGTCGTCGCTGCATGCCGACGAACTGCCCGGCATGCTGGTGGCCTGGCACCTCAAGGTGCAGCTGGCGAAGTTGGCCGCCGCCGGGCGCCTGCGCAGCGAGATCGTGCTGGTGCCCATCGCCAACCCGGTGGGCCTGGAACAGGTGTTGATGGATATCCCGCTGGGCCGCTATGAATTGGAAAGCGGGCAGAACTTCAATCGCCTGTTTGTCGACCTCAGTGACGCGGTGGGCGACCAGATCAAAGACTTGCTCGGGGACGACCCCCAGCGCAACGCCAAACTGATCCGCAGCGCGCTGTCCACTGCCCTCGCCGCGCAAAGTGCCGACACCCAACTGCAGTCCCAGCGCCTGGTCCTGCAACGCCTGGCCTGCGACGCCGATATGGTGCTGGACCTGCATTGCGACTTCGAAGCCGTGGCGCACCTGTACACCACGCCCGAAGCCTGGCCACAGGTGGAACCGTTGGCGCGGTATATCGGTTCGGAGGCGAATTTGCTCGCCACCGACTCCGGCGGGCAATCCTTCGATGAGTGCTTCACCCTGGTGTGGTGGCAGTTGCAGCAACGCTTCGGCGAGCGCTTCCCGATCCCCATGGGCAGCTTTTCGGTGACCGTCGAGTTGCGCGGCCAAGGTGACGTCAACCATGGCCTGGCGGCGCTCGACTGCCAGGCGATCATCGATTACCTGGTTCACTTCGGCGCCATTGCCGGCGATGTCGCACCACTGCCGGACCTGCCCTACCCCGCCACGCCGCTGGCCGGCGTTGAACCGGTGGCGACGCCGGTGGGCGGCCTGCTGGTGTTCAGCGCCCTGCCCGGCGAATACCTGGAAGCCGGGCAACTGATCGCTGAAATCATCGACCCCATTACCGACCGCGTAACGCCCGTGCACTGCCAGAAGGCCGGCCTGCTTTACGCCCGCTCGCTACGCCGCATGGCCACTGCCGGGATGGTCATCGGCCATGTCGCAGGCACCGAGGCCTATCGCAGCGGCTATCTACTTTCGCCTTGA
- a CDS encoding ABC transporter permease, with protein sequence MIELLQEYWRPFLYSDGQHITGLAMTMWLLSAALVIGFLVSIPLSIARVSRKRLVRWPVQFYTYLFRGTPLYIQLLICYTGIYSLAAVREQPLLDAFFRDAMNCTILAFALNTCAYTTEIFAGAIRSMAHGEVEAAKAYGLSGWKLYAYVIMPSALRRSLPYYSNEVILMLHSTTVAFTATIPDILKVARDANSATFMTFQSFGIAALIYLTVTFALVGLFRLAERRWLAFLGPSH encoded by the coding sequence ATGATCGAACTCTTGCAGGAATACTGGCGCCCCTTCCTTTATAGCGACGGCCAGCACATCACCGGCCTGGCCATGACGATGTGGCTGCTCAGCGCCGCCCTGGTCATCGGCTTTCTGGTGTCGATCCCGCTGTCCATCGCCCGCGTGTCGCGCAAGCGCCTCGTGCGCTGGCCGGTGCAGTTCTACACCTACCTGTTCCGGGGCACGCCGCTCTATATCCAGTTGCTGATCTGTTACACCGGCATCTACAGCCTCGCCGCCGTGCGCGAGCAACCGCTGCTGGATGCGTTCTTTCGCGATGCGATGAACTGCACCATCCTGGCCTTCGCCCTCAACACCTGCGCCTACACCACAGAGATTTTCGCCGGGGCGATCCGCAGCATGGCCCACGGCGAAGTCGAAGCGGCCAAGGCCTACGGCTTGAGCGGCTGGAAGCTCTATGCCTACGTGATCATGCCGTCGGCGCTGCGGCGCTCGCTGCCCTACTACAGTAATGAAGTGATCCTGATGCTGCACTCGACCACGGTGGCTTTCACCGCGACGATCCCCGACATCCTCAAAGTGGCGCGGGATGCCAACTCGGCCACCTTCATGACCTTTCAATCATTCGGTATCGCTGCGCTGATCTACCTGACCGTGACCTTTGCCCTGGTCGGTCTGTTTCGTCTGGCGGAGCGCCGTTGGCTGGCCTTTCTCGGGCCGAGCCATTAA
- a CDS encoding ABC transporter permease, which yields MFEELLQTLGLSALSLKGFGPLLLQGTWMTIKLSVLSLAVSVLLGLLGASAKLSSLPFLRIPAQLYTTLIRGVPDLVLMLLIFYSLQTWLTGLTDFMEWEYIEIDPFSAGVITLGFIYGAYFTETFRGAILAVPRGQLEAATAYGLKRGQRFRYVTFPQMMRFALPGIGNNWMVMLKATALVSIIGLADLVKAAQDAGKSTYQLFYFLVIAALIYLLITSASNFVLRRLERRYSAGAREAVR from the coding sequence ATGTTCGAAGAATTGTTGCAAACCCTCGGGTTGAGCGCGCTCAGCCTGAAGGGTTTCGGCCCGCTGTTGCTGCAAGGCACCTGGATGACCATCAAGTTGTCGGTGCTGTCCCTGGCCGTCAGCGTGTTGCTGGGCCTGCTCGGCGCCAGCGCCAAACTTTCCAGCCTGCCCTTCCTGCGCATCCCCGCCCAGCTTTACACCACGCTGATTCGCGGTGTGCCCGACCTGGTGCTGATGCTGCTGATTTTCTACAGCCTGCAAACCTGGCTCACCGGCCTGACCGACTTCATGGAATGGGAATACATCGAGATCGACCCATTCAGCGCCGGGGTGATCACCCTGGGTTTTATCTACGGGGCGTATTTCACCGAGACCTTTCGCGGGGCGATCCTCGCGGTACCGCGCGGCCAACTGGAAGCCGCCACGGCTTACGGGCTCAAGCGCGGTCAGCGGTTTCGCTACGTGACCTTCCCGCAAATGATGCGCTTTGCCCTGCCGGGCATCGGCAATAACTGGATGGTGATGCTCAAGGCCACGGCCCTGGTGTCGATCATCGGCCTGGCCGACCTGGTCAAGGCCGCTCAGGATGCCGGCAAGAGCACTTATCAGCTGTTTTACTTCCTGGTCATCGCCGCGTTGATCTACCTGTTGATCACCAGCGCGTCCAACTTCGTTTTGCGCCGCCTTGAACGTCGCTACTCCGCCGGCGCCCGGGAGGCCGTACGATGA
- a CDS encoding transporter substrate-binding domain-containing protein, producing MKKALLTLSALALCMAAGVATAKEYKELRFGVDPSYAPFESKAADGSLVGFDIDLGNAICAELKVKCKWVESDFDGMIPGLKANKFDGVISSMTVTPVREKAIDFSSELFSGPTSLVFKKGAGYSTPESLKGKSVGYEQGTIQEAYAKAVLDKAGVTTKAYANQDQVYADLTSGRLDASVQDMLQAELGFLKSPAGADYEVSKAIDDPLLPSKTAVGIKKGNTELKALLDKGIKALHDDGTYATIQKKHFGDLNLYSGK from the coding sequence ATGAAAAAAGCATTGCTGACCCTTTCTGCACTGGCTCTGTGCATGGCCGCGGGTGTAGCCACGGCCAAGGAATACAAGGAACTGCGTTTTGGTGTCGATCCGTCCTACGCGCCATTCGAATCCAAGGCAGCGGACGGCAGCCTGGTGGGCTTCGATATCGACCTGGGCAATGCGATCTGCGCCGAGCTGAAAGTAAAGTGCAAGTGGGTAGAAAGTGATTTTGACGGCATGATTCCGGGCCTCAAGGCCAACAAGTTCGACGGCGTGATTTCGTCCATGACCGTGACCCCGGTGCGTGAAAAGGCCATCGACTTCTCCAGCGAACTGTTCTCCGGCCCGACCTCGCTGGTGTTCAAGAAAGGCGCGGGCTACTCGACGCCGGAGTCCCTCAAGGGCAAATCCGTAGGCTACGAGCAGGGCACCATCCAGGAAGCCTACGCCAAGGCCGTGCTGGATAAAGCCGGTGTGACCACCAAGGCCTACGCCAACCAGGACCAGGTGTACGCCGACCTGACCTCCGGCCGTCTCGACGCCTCCGTGCAGGACATGCTGCAAGCCGAACTGGGCTTCCTGAAGTCGCCGGCCGGTGCCGACTACGAAGTGAGCAAGGCCATCGACGATCCATTGCTGCCGTCGAAAACCGCGGTCGGTATCAAAAAAGGTAACACTGAACTGAAGGCGCTTTTGGATAAAGGTATCAAAGCGTTACACGATGATGGCACCTACGCCACCATCCAGAAGAAACACTTTGGCGATCTGAACCTGTACAGCGGCAAATAA